Within the Passer domesticus isolate bPasDom1 unplaced genomic scaffold, bPasDom1.hap1 HAP1_SCAFFOLD_367, whole genome shotgun sequence genome, the region CAAGAccttctctcccctgccctctcccagcacaagcagctcccaggccttggctctgacagcccctcccagctgtgACCTCCAGCTAGGCAAGAGCTGCtcttgaagcagcagcaggagaagaggCTCTGCACTCACCTGAttcctgaggaggaggaggtgagagaaGTGGATGAGAGAGCAGAGACTTGGGCTGCCTTTTATAGCAGTCCTGCCTTGACTCAGGCGCAGAGGCTCCTTAGTGGAAGCCATAATTTTCTGACCAGCTCATGTCAAATGTGCACTATTCCAGGTAATGGTAGGGGCAGTGTCCTGGTTTCCTGTACTGCTGCCTTTTCATTTCCTGGCTAATTCTCTGGGCTTTCCTACATGAAGAGTCATTTCTGTAAGCACTGGGATGAGAGATTCAAGGATTTCCTGGGCAAAACCAATGCTGTGTGCATTTAGAATGCTCAACCATCAGCTGGCAGCATTCTCTGTGGACAAATGTGTTCACCCGTGTCATtcctgtgggtttggttttgtccaAGATGTCAGGAAATGGGCGTCAGTCTCGTGCTTCTTGCCCCAATGCCCAAGGACATGCCATGTGAGGGATCGTGACACAtcattttctgttgcttttcccATCTCTCCATGATGGCCACTCAGTGTTGCACACagttctgcctgtgctgggagggatggaCTCTGTTGCTACTTTAACAGTGCTCAGAGAAAAAATGGTGTTGGCCTCATTTGGATTGTCATCTTTCTGTGCACTCTCAGTGGGTCCTCTGGGAATATCAGGAGTTGTCTGGGTCCTGATCCTTGTCCAGGACACCTGAGTAATTTTCTGCCAGACTTGTCTCCAGTATCTCGTCAGCAGAGTTCCCAGAACTGCACATCTTTGCTGTCTGTTCCTGACTCTTTGCTGACTTTCTGGGATCACACAGATCTTTGCATTATTCCATGCAGGCATGTTTGTGTACAAGTGCATCATTCTGTGCTTGGGTGACACTGCTGAGGGCATGTGCAGgtcagagcagcaggactgtTCGATGGAGTGTTCGTGATGTCAGAGAGAGCGATGCTTCCTTTGACATCAGGAATGGCACTTTGTGTGGGGTCTACAGCTGAGTGGTCATGGCTTCAAGCTGGCCGAGAACTAGCACTGAAATCAGCTTCTGCCTCCTGCACtctccatttctgtttcatggagAGGGAGAAACAGCAAGGCAGCCGGGCCACTTCTGCAGGGTGTTACCATGAAGTGGTTCTCCTTCAGGTGGAACGTTGTTGGTGAGCAGGGTGGGACACAGGCTCCTCCTGTCCAGGCCAATGCCAGCTGCGTTTCTACATCTCAGCAGGCTGGTGCTGACTGAGCAGGACGGAGCAGAACCCATATTCAGGTGTTGCTCTGCTGTGAGATGTAACCACATAGCACAGCTGAGTGCTGTTCTCTCCCCTTTAGCAGATGTTGAGGGTTAGAATctttctgtttgggtttttttttctccaggcaTTTTGTCCCTTGATTTGGGAGGAAACACTAATGCCTGGGGTActtaagagagagaaaagaagtggCCAAGTTCAGGGAAAGAAGGCATTGGGCTGCACTTGTTTTATCAAAGTGTTTCTCATGGAGGCCCAAGATGCCGAGATTTTTGGACTGAGAAAATGTCTTTGAGTGCAGCCCCTAGCTGTCTTTCTCTCTCAGCTTTCAGAGTGGAGAGAGATGGCAGCGCTGTGGGGAGAATTCATCACCACGGTGGGGTTtggtctcctgctgcctttcttCTACTGAGAGTGGAGTTCTGCCCAGAAGAGCCACCTTTGCACAGGGACCTTGTTAACACTCTGCCTCTCTAAAAGAGGGGCTTCTCACCACCACCTTGCCTTTATGAGCACTGCTTGGAGCCGGGCTGCCACTGCTGggcccctgctgcttctttggcactgctctgggtttTGCTCCATTGAGCGCCCTGCCTGCAGAGACATCCCGCAGTTCCAGCTTCAGCTGCAGAGCATCTGATACATCTCATCCACCACCCCGCGATTTGTACTCGTTCCAGCTGTTCCATCTTGCTGCTGCCAAGAGTCCAGCTGTGGCAGTGGGATCAACGGCCCCCCAGGCTTCTCAAAGCAAAGCCTTTCTTCCATCCCTTCCTGTCACGGAGAAGCCGCCATTCCGGCATGAGCCCTGAGCTGGTGCCACAGCGCCCTCTGCAGCCTTGGGGGAAACTTGGCacgtgccctgcccagccgggaGCCAACAGCGCCCCTGCTGGCCGTGACCGGAGCTGCGGTCCCGTCTGCCCTGGGTgtctgggcagcagctgggccctGCCGAGTGCTGAGGGACTCGGGGAGGTTTGGATCTCATCTCCTTCTTTTCAGGAGTGCTGGCCACCGACCTCAGGACAGGTAATGAAGTTGTGATAGGAAGAGCTGAGTTGTGGGCTGTCCTCAGCTGTTGTTTCCATCCGCACTCCTTTGGAGCGCAAGTCTCCGTGATGGCCTTTGTCTGCCACATAGCCAGGGATGTTCTTCATCAGCTCCAAGAGAAAAGGGCACAAAATAAATCCGCTACAACGCACCCAGAACATTGCTTTCTTTGCGTTTTCCTGAACAAAGTGGAGGGGTTGCCCCAGTACAATAGACAACTCAGAGGCCACGGCTTGAATGCAACATAATTTAATAAgtttaaagaagaaaaggagctGGCTGACagagagcaccaggagcagccgcttTGATGGAGCTCCCATGTGCTTTCTTTGCGCTGCTttgcagaggaaggaaggacGGCATGTCCACACTAGAGTGTCTGGGTAGAGAGGGacagaagaggagaggagagtaGAACAAGGAAGCCATGGTCCAAAGCTCTAAATACAATTGTCAGAAGCTCTATCTCCTGCCCAAAGGCATGGTTGGAAGTCTTGGGCGTTGTTGCCGGAAGACATGGCCAGCAGCTTTAGCAGGGACGGCATCTGCTGCCACCAAAGCAGTTGGTGATGCAGGAGATGTCAaagcccccagagctgatgggcactccctgagagctgaggatgctgccaacagcagcagaggtggaggatccCACGGCGGTGTTCTgtggggaggagctgaggatggcgccgggcagggtcaccagcacagcaggcgGCTGAATGGCAACGtgggagctctggcactgcctgacacagcactcattgcagctgctggccagcgggcaggggccgcagggctggcagcaagggTCGCAGGGCTTGCAGCAGGACATGGCTTGGGCTCACAGGTGCACCtggcacagagggcagggagaagcaCAGAGTGAGGACTCATGAGAAGGAGCAGGGCACCCAAACACCCTGCAGCCAAGGCACCTCCAGGCCCCCACTGCACTGCCCAGCTCAAAGACCAGGAGCGTCCTCAGCCCAGTCCCAGCCTCTCTCTGTCTGCACAAGAccttctctcccctgccctctcccagcacaagcagctcccaggccttggctctgacagcccctcccagctgtgACCTCCAGCTAGGCAAGAGCTGCtcttgaagcagcagcaggagaagaggCTCTGCACTCACCTGAttcctgaggaggaggaggtgagagaaGTGGATGAGAGAGCAGAGACTTGGGCTGCCTTTTATAGCAGTCCCGGCCTGCCTCAGGCGCAGAGGCTCCTTAGTGGAAGCCATAATTTTCTGACCAGCTCATGTCAAATGTGCACTATTCCAGGTAATGGTAGGGGCAGTGTCCTGGTTTCCTGTACTGCTGCCTTTTCATTTCCTGGCTAATTCTCTGGGCTTTCCTACATGAAGAGTCATTTCTGTAAGCACTGGGATGAGAGATTCAAGGATTTCCTGGGCAAAACCAATGCTGTGTGCATTTAGAATGCTCAGACCATCAGCTGGCAGCATTCTCTGTGGACAAATGTGTTCACCCGTGTCATtcctgtgggtttggttttgtccaAGATGTCAGGAAATGGGCGTCAGTCTCGTGCTTCTTGCCCCAATGCCCAAGGACATGCCATGTGAGGGATCGTGACACAtcattttctgttgcttttcccATCTCTCCATGATGGCCACTCAGTGTTGCACACagttctgcctgtgctgggagggatggaCTCTGTTGCTACTTTAACAGTGCTCAGAGAAAAAATGGTGTTGGCCTCATTTGGATTGTCATCTTTCTGTGCACTCTCAGTGGGTCCTCTGGGAATATCAGGAGTTGTCTGGGTCCTGATCCTTGTCCAGGACACCTGAGTAATTTTCTGCCAGACTTGTCTCCAGTATCTCGTCAGCAGAGTTCCCAGAACTGCACATCTTTGCTGTCTGTTCCTGACTCTTTGCTGACTTTCTGGGACCACACAGATCTTTGCATTATTCCATGCAGGCATGTTTGTGTACAAGTGCATCATTCTGTGCTTGGGTGACACTGCTGAGGGCATGTGCAGgtcagagcagcaggactgtTCGCTGGAGTGTTCGTGATGTCAGAGAGAGCGATGTTTCCTTTGACATCAGGAATGGCACTTTGTGTGGGGTCTACAGCTGAATGGTTATGGCTTCAAGCTGGCCATGAGATCTAGCACTGAAATCAGCCTCTGCCTCCTGCACTCTTCATTTCTGATTTATGGAGAGGAAGAAACAGCAAGGCAGCCAGGCCGTTTCTGCAGGGTGTTATCGTTCAGTGGATCTCcttctggtggaacgttgctgGTGAGCAGGGTGGGACACAGGCTCCTCCTGTCCAGGCCAATGCCAGCTGCGTTTCTACATCTCAGCAGGCTGGTGCTGACTGAGCAGGACGGAGCAGAACCCATATTCAGGTGTTGCTCTGCTGTGAGATGTAACCACATAGCACAGCTGAGTGCTGTTCTCTCCCCTTTAGCAGATGTTGAGGGTTAGAATctttctgtttgggtttttttttctccaggcaTTTTGTCCCTTGATTTGGGAGGAAACACTAATGCCTGGGGTActtaagagagagaaaagaagtggCCAAGTTCAGGGAAAGAAGGCATTGGGCTGCACTTGTTTTATCAAAGTGTTTCTCATGGAGGCCCAAGATGCCGAGATTTTTGGACTGAGAAAATGTCTTTGAGTGCAGCCCCTAGCTGTCTTTCTCTCTCAGCTTTCAGAGTGGAGAGAGATGGCAGCGCTGTGGGGA harbors:
- the LOC135292452 gene encoding feather keratin Cos1-2-like, with product MSCCKPCDPCCQPCGPCPLASSCNECCVRQCQSSHVAIQPPAVLVTLPGAILSSSPQNTAVGSSTSAAVGSILSSQGVPISSGGFDISCITNCFGGSRCRPC